The genomic segment ACCTTGATGTCGGGCGTCACCGACTGGGCGCCGGCAATGTAGCCAACGAGGAAGTCGTTGATGACCGGAATGTCCATGCCGCCCAGGAACCCGAGCGCGCCGTCAGCGCCGAGCTTGCCGGACTTGACGAGGTCAGCGGCGAGCAGGCCGCCGAGATAGGAGCCTTCGTTCTGCTTGTAGTTGATGGCGTAGACGTTCTCGAACCCGCCTTCCTCGAAGGGCAGGGAGGCATCGAACAGGATGTACTTCTTGTCCGGGTACTGCTTGGCGACTTCGCCAAGGGTCTCGGAGAGCGAATAGGTGCCGCCGATGATGATGTTGTAATCCTGCTCGGAGACGTCGAGCAGCGCCGGTTCCCACTTGGTGGCGTCGTCCCCGACTTCGAGCACGCGCGTTTCGACGTCGTCGCCGTACTTGGCCTTGATCAGCTCCATGCCGTGGTTCGCGGAATCGAAGAAGGACTTGTCGCCCAGGGCGCCGTTGACGATCAGCACGATCTTGTCCTTGGCGAGAGCGGCAAAGCTCATCGAGCCAGTCAGCGCCGTGGCTGCAACGAGGCTGAGCGAAAGACGCAGCATGGTCTTTCGGGTGAGAAGAGGCATATCGGATCTCCCTTTGGCAAGCGCCTTATGATCGGTCACGACCGAGTTGCGGGTATGGGAGGGCCTTGCGGTCAACGAAGCTCCTCCAAACCTCGTTTAATCGTGTAAACTCACAGAAACGGGGAACGCGGTCTCTTGTCAAGACGAATCGTTTAATCGATTAAGGAAGG from the Youhaiella tibetensis genome contains:
- a CDS encoding BMP family ABC transporter substrate-binding protein, with protein sequence MPLLTRKTMLRLSLSLVAATALTGSMSFAALAKDKIVLIVNGALGDKSFFDSANHGMELIKAKYGDDVETRVLEVGDDATKWEPALLDVSEQDYNIIIGGTYSLSETLGEVAKQYPDKKYILFDASLPFEEGGFENVYAINYKQNEGSYLGGLLAADLVKSGKLGADGALGFLGGMDIPVINDFLVGYIAGAQSVTPDIKVAVSYAGSFTDAAKGKELSLAQYRAGVVLGFNAASQAGLGQLSAAKETGKYALGVDSDQEAIFAESDPGIASQVVSSVLKNVDVSLLSAYDRIKEGTLPWGSVEALGLKEGAVGLVETGNFAKLASPETVAAINAAKEKIAAGEIEVPTAFGMTTEALNALRDSVRP